A DNA window from Desulfomonilaceae bacterium contains the following coding sequences:
- a CDS encoding 4'-phosphopantetheinyl transferase superfamily protein — MRGAERKLDENRSGEFCSLRQDVFYTSVRHKSVNPGSESRGEIKRLVARSLMAFAIERGMLRANSYELDDRILDIQKDSLGRPTLKGFKNENWSISFSYGREKLWGAICYGNLNCGIDVAYPEEFTKSYPFHRAFSDSELYLLSSSLDLNAIESAAFAWSAKESVVKALGVGFHFCDPLDLEVTDVQSFGRYFEARLGLTVKPKLKATLNGFTVFKTMVRHDENGFLSLSATAISNNQVHSEGLERSIVM; from the coding sequence ATGAGGGGCGCCGAGCGGAAATTGGATGAAAACCGTTCAGGAGAATTTTGCTCTTTGCGGCAGGACGTCTTTTACACTAGTGTCAGGCATAAGTCTGTTAACCCCGGGAGCGAGTCTCGTGGAGAAATCAAGCGGCTCGTTGCCCGTAGTCTGATGGCGTTCGCTATTGAGAGAGGTATGCTAAGAGCGAATTCTTATGAATTGGATGATCGAATTCTGGACATTCAGAAAGACAGTCTAGGTAGACCGACTCTTAAAGGTTTCAAAAATGAGAATTGGTCGATTTCATTTTCATATGGGCGCGAGAAATTATGGGGGGCCATATGCTACGGGAATTTAAATTGTGGAATCGACGTCGCGTATCCCGAAGAATTCACAAAGTCCTACCCTTTTCATAGAGCGTTCAGTGACTCGGAATTGTATCTTCTGTCGTCTTCACTGGATCTTAATGCTATCGAGTCCGCTGCGTTTGCATGGTCGGCCAAAGAGTCAGTAGTCAAAGCGCTAGGAGTCGGGTTTCATTTCTGTGATCCACTTGATCTGGAAGTGACTGATGTTCAATCATTCGGGCGGTATTTTGAGGCTAGGCTAGGTTTAACGGTCAAACCCAAATTAAAGGCCACTCTAAATGGCTTCACGGTCTTTAAGACCATGGTACGCCATGATGAAAACGGATTTCTATCCTTAAGCGCGACCGCTATTTCGAATAATCAAGTCCATTCTGAGGGCTTGGAGCGTTCCATCGTGATGTAG